One Triticum dicoccoides isolate Atlit2015 ecotype Zavitan chromosome 5B, WEW_v2.0, whole genome shotgun sequence genomic window carries:
- the LOC119308277 gene encoding RING-H2 finger protein ATL67-like, whose product MQQTQIPFINTEQSSAAPTLAPALPSAGRAMASGVSTSMVLTLLGFCVSVLFIVFVCSRLVCALVRRRRRRSRASALPPGFPPLAANYFFAVQVDGLGAQAAAGPCAGGLDLAAVASFPTRAFAAAASSDSDSSDAAPQCVVCLAEYEDKDVLRTLPYCGHNFHMVCIDAWLKQHSTCPVCRISLSDYPDSKQIAPPLPSAVVIPIPIPPYSPEASISDPCHCLFVGTGHSSRASEVLQNESDQANRTVPGPSLDGPDDLTLSEVTSPGEITSKQ is encoded by the exons ATGCAGCAGACGCAGATCCCATTTATTAACACCGAGCAGAGCAGCGCAGCGCCCACACTCGCACCCGCACTCCCATCCGCCGGCCGCGCCATGGCGTCGGGGGTGTCCACGAGCATGGTGCTCACGCTGCTCGGCTTCTGCGTCAGCGTCCTCTTCATAGTCTTCGTCTGCTCCAGGCTCGTCTGCGCgctcgtgcgccgccgccgccgccgctcccgcgcCTCGGCGCTCCCGCCGGGCTTCCCGCCCCTCGCCGCCAACTACTTCTTCGCCGTCCAGGTCGACGGCCTGGGAGCCCAGGCCGCGGCTGGCCCCTGTGCCGGGGGGCTGGACCTGGCCGCCGTCGCCTCCTTCCCCACCCGCGCCTTCGCAGCTGCCGCCTCCTCCGACTCCGACTCCTCAGACGCGGCCCCGCA GTGTGTTGTCTGTCTTGCAGAATACGAGGACAAAGATGTGCTCCGCACTCTTCCTTACTGTGGCCACAATTTCCATATGGTGTGCATAGATGCTTGGCTAAAGCAGCACTCAACATGCCCAGTCTGTAGAATTTCACTGTCTGACTATCCTGATAGCAAGCAAATTGCGCCTCCTTTACCAAGTGCAGTGGTGATACCTATACCTATACCTCCTTATTCCCCTGAAGCATCAATATCGGATCCGTGCCATTGCCTGTTTGTCGGCACGGGCCATTCGTCAAGGGCATCAGAGGTTCTTCAGAATGAATCCGACCAGGCGAATCGGACAGTACCCGGTCCATCCTTGGATGGGCCAGACGACTTGACGTTGTCTGAGGTTACCTCTCCTGGCGAAATAACAAGCAAACAGTAA
- the LOC119308278 gene encoding stress-response A/B barrel domain-containing protein At5g22580-like, which produces MEFKHLCLVRFKEGVVVEDIIEELTKLAAELDTVKFFGWGKDVLNQEALTQGFTHVFSMSFASAEDLAACMGHEKHSAFAATFMAVLDKVVVLDFPFVVAKPAPSPEAA; this is translated from the exons ATGGAGTTCAAGCACCTGTGCCTGGTGAGGTTCAAGGAGGGCGTGGTGGTGGAGGACATCATTGAGGAGCTCACCAAGCTCGCCGCGGAGCTCGACACCGTCAAATTCTTTGGGtg GGGAAAGGACGTGCTGAACCAGGAGGCGCTGACGCAGGGCTTCACCCACGTCTTCTCCATGAGCTTCGCCAGCGCCGAGGACCTGGCAGCGTGCATGGGCCACGAGAAGCACTCTGCCTTCGCCGCCACCTTCATGGCCGTGCTCGACAAGGTGGTTGTCCTGGACTTCCCCTTCGTCGTCGCCAAGCCGGCGCCATCGCCTGAGGCCGCCTGA
- the LOC119305378 gene encoding stress-response A/B barrel domain-containing protein At5g22580-like isoform X2 — translation MAEFKHLCMAKFKEGVVVEDIIQELTKLAAELDTVKYFGWGKDVLNQEALTQGFTHVFVMTFASAEDLAACMGHEKHSAFAATFMAALDKVVVMDFPLVFVKPAPPPA, via the exons ATGgcggag TTCAAGCACCTTTGCATGGCCAAGTTCAAGGAAGGCGTCGTGGTGGAGGACATCATCCAGGAGCTCACCAAGCTCGCCGCGGAGCTCGACACCGTCAAATACTTCGGCTG GGGCAAGGACGTGCTGAACCAAGAGGCGCTCACGCAGGGCTTCACCCACGTCTTCGTGATGACCTTCGCCAGCGCCGAGGACCTGGCGGCGTGCATGGGCCATGAGAAGCACTCTGCGTTCGCCGCCACCTTCATGGCCGCGCTCGACAAGGTCGTCGTCATGGACTTCCCCTTGGTCTTCGTCAAGCCGGCGCCGCCGCCTGCCTGA
- the LOC119305378 gene encoding stress-response A/B barrel domain-containing protein At5g22580-like isoform X1 has protein sequence MAEFKHLCMAKFKEGVVVEDIIQELTKLAAELDTVKYFGWGKDVLNQEALTQGFTHVFVMTFASAEDLAACMGHEKHSAFAATFMAALDKVVVMDFPLVFVKPAPPPA, from the exons ATGGCGGAGTTCAAGCACCTTTGCATGGCCAAGTTCAAGGAAGGCGTCGTGGTGGAGGACATCATCCAGGAGCTCACCAAGCTCGCCGCGGAGCTCGACACCGTCAAATACTTCGGCTG GGGCAAGGACGTGCTGAACCAAGAGGCGCTCACGCAGGGCTTCACCCACGTCTTCGTGATGACCTTCGCCAGCGCCGAGGACCTGGCGGCGTGCATGGGCCATGAGAAGCACTCTGCGTTCGCCGCCACCTTCATGGCCGCGCTCGACAAGGTCGTCGTCATGGACTTCCCCTTGGTCTTCGTCAAGCCGGCGCCGCCGCCTGCCTGA
- the LOC119308279 gene encoding uncharacterized protein LOC119308279, which yields MVSASSLLLPSSMRDFASCIGDGAVRVACASPSSTLTSGGGSASGSTLAVTASYRATLLNSNASSPPLLFRLTWAHSPVGPTLSFAPSAAAPSVLLRRRRGTRSFTLADGGGDADDAEAGSEPPVLALFWDLTAARYDPGASPEPLYGYFVVAVAGAEVVLAVGDLAAEFVKTKFEGQISKARCLPVSRRERVVVADPAAMHTARVRFAEGGPEHEVSVGCATSSGGGEELWVSVDGKRAVQAQRLRWNFRGNQTVFVDGAPVDVMWDLHGWWFRDPPGCAVVMLRARSALESRLWLEEEGAAPGFSLVVQAFNAPP from the coding sequence atggtgaGCGCGTCCAGCCTGCTGCTGCCGTCCTCCATGCGCGACTTCGCCTCCTGCATCGGCGACGGCGCCGTCCGCGTCGCCTGCGCCAGCCCCTCCTCCACCCTCACCTCCGGCGGCGGCTCCGCCTCCGGCTCCACCCTCGCCGTCACGGCGTCCTACCGTGCCACGCTCCTCAACTCTAACGCCTCCTCTCCGCCGCTGCTGTTTCGCCTGACCTGGGCCCACTCCCCGGTGGGCCCCACACTGTCTTTTGCTCCATCCGCCGCTGCGCCTTCCGTTCTCCTTCGCAGGCGCAGGGGCACCCGCTCCTTCACTctcgcggacggcggcggcgatgcggaTGATGCGGAGGCGGGCTCGGAGCCCCCCGTGCTCGCCCTCTTCTGGGACCTCACGGCGGCGCGGTACGACCCCGGGGCGTCGCCGGAGCCGCTCTACGGCTACTTCGTCGTCGCCGTGGCCGGCGCAGAGGTCGTGCTCGCGGTGGGCGACCTGGCCGCGGAGTTCGTCAAGACCAAGTTCGAGGGCCAGATCTCCAAGGCGCGGTGCCTGCCGGTGTCGCGCAGGGAGCGCGTCGTGGTCGCCGACCCGGCGGCAATGCACACCGCGAGGGTGCGCTTCGCGGAGGGCGGGCCGGAGCACGAGGTGAGCGTCGGGTGCGCCACGAGCTCCGGGGGAGGGGAGGAGCTGTGGGTCAGCGTCGACGGGAAGCGAGCGGTGCAGGCGCAGCGGCTGCGGTGGAACTTCAGGGGCAACCAGACGGTGTTCGTCGACGGCGCGCCGGTGGACGTCATGTGGGACCTCCACGGGTGGTGGTTCCGGGACCCGCCGGGCTGCGCGGTGGTGATGCTCCGGGCAAGGAGCGCGCTGGAGAGCCGGCTGTggctggaggaggagggggcggcgccgggGTTCTCGCTCGTCGTGCAGGCCTTCAACGCCCCGCCATGA